The proteins below come from a single Candidozyma auris chromosome 3, complete sequence genomic window:
- the MNL1 gene encoding Mnl1p, with protein MSGNSGSPEGMIYEDHFDAHNQPRKVPSADSFAAHLDSKQNLDPQHQKSNISSDPKMGRAFRDSDVNGTIAAFPQVPDSGFVFSLENPSSDLMNWDLPGAFKADEMDMDQSPGFDNGMFVDSNSGLPESAKQEDGSLMHFIKEDDNLGSRFITDSAKRDESNSDFVPGLLDGKPQHNFSMSQLSTISNHSSIPTNFDDRAAAHFDLDHGSVSNDYGELGTKRFDGDNRSPTGINPATAFGNQVSSHEFQHEQRAMDSLGVQYHTPETEVPNHPRSRRNTQSHRASFSAVNADFSPLTTTTSLTPSMNSMYSAQASFFSANQFNRSSFDQPPSSIHRPSFDIYPRGRVSLDSQGSSVNPPSRNPRSFSSYIPFMGERDRERKQRSSPEWDQQHQQQQQQQQHVAHQSRHLIRSIFKSNNEPPGEEPAPFLADVLVDPDADDSNFANPEDNPVPAKKAKRTRMNLFNRFKTGKNQPLESQHELVKHESHSSVASSERDDSSHQNSIVQHSLQNSVKTGNSSNSGNVQISDSQPPQEPDYASLFENMGKRRLGGMKNKKPVKQESDSNITSSVSATEKSSLNQLNRSSNEHSADSRSARSISLSQHSSLTEESHAAGPTPSSSSFASASKRILGSRLLKKKAQQSKDSAQSDVVEIDLESLDLPPDTEIIPTNPKGRTRGRKEDKAADLVDSSKIFVCTYCSRRFKRQEHLKRHFRSLHTAEKPYECPKCSKKFSRTDNLNQHLKVHKQEEEEEAARAVGRTIIKEEDEM; from the coding sequence ATGAGCGGCAACCTGGGCTCTCCTGAGGGCATGATCTACGAAGACCATTTCGATGCACACAATCAGCCGAGGAAAGTTCCCTCAGCTGACAGCTTTGCTGCTCACCTTGACTCGAAGCAAAACTTAGACCCACAACATCAAAAATCAAACATCTCACTGGACCCGAAAATGGGGAGAGCTTTCCGAGATTCTGATGTCAACGGCACCATCGCTGCATTTCCACAGGTCCCCGACTCAGGCTTTGTTTTCCTGTTAGAAAATCCTTCGCtggatttgatgaattggGATCTTCCTGGAGCATTCAAAGCGGACGAGATGGACATGGACCAGTCCCCTGGCTTTGACAACGGCATGTTTGTGGACTCCAACAGCGGCCTCCCCGAGTCCgcaaaacaagaagatggcTCACTTATgcacttcatcaaagaggACGACAACCTTGGTCTGAGATTCATAACAGATTCCGCCAAGCGAGATGAGTCAAACAGTGATTTTGTCCCTGGTCTTCTAGACGGCAAACCTCAGCATAATTTCAGCATGTCCCAACTATCTACAATAAGCAACCACTCATCAATACCCACTAATTTTGACGACCGTGCGGCTGCACACTTCGATCTAGATCATGGGTCCGTGAGTAATGATTATGGTGAACTCGGTACGAAAAGGTTTGACGGTGACAATCGCTCTCCTACCGGGATTAACCCAGCAACAGCATTCGGAAATCAAGTTTCTAGTCACGAATTTCAACATGAGCAGCGAGCCATGGACTCGCTTGGCGTCCAGTACCACACTCCAGAAACTGAAGTTCCGAACCACCCTAGATCCCGCAGAAATACCCAAAGTCATAGAGCATCGTTTCTGGCCGTCAATGCAGACTTTCTGCCTTTGACAACTACCACATCACTCACACCGTCAATGAATTCTATGTATTCAGCGCAAGCATCATTTTTTTCCGCTAATCAATTTAATCGTTCGCTGTTTGACCAGCCTCCATCGCTGATTCATCGCCCGTCTTTTGATATATACCCACGCGGACGTGTGTCGCTCGATAGCCAAGGCTCAAGTGTCAATCCGCCTTCCCGGAACCCTCGTTCATTCTCTAGTTATATCCCTTTCATGGGCGAGCGTGACAGAGAGAGGAAGCAGCGATCTCTGCCTGAGTGGGAtcagcagcatcagcaacagcaacaacaacagcaacatGTGGCACATCAATCGCGTCATCTTATAAGAAGCATTTTTAAGTCAAATAATGAACCTCCGGGGGAGGAACCAGCACCGTTTCTAGCCGATGTTCTTGTCGATCCCGATGCGGATGACAGCAATTTTGCTAATCCGGAAGATAATCCAGTGCCAGcgaaaaaagcaaagcGAACGCGTATGAACTTGTTTAATCGCTTCAAGACTGGTAAGAATCAGCCACTAGAATCTCAGCACGAACTCGTGAAGCATGAAAGCCATAGTTCAGTGGCATCCAGCGAAAGAGATGACAGCTCTCATCAGAATTCCATAGTCCAACACTCACTACAAAACTCTGTCAAGACAGGAAACTCATCTAATCTGGGTAATGTCCAGATTTCTGATTCTCAGCCACCACAAGAACCAGACTATGCATCATTATTTGAGAATATGGGCAAAAGGCGCCTTGGTGGaatgaagaacaagaagcctGTTAAACAGGAGTCTGACTCTAATATCACTTCATCTGTTTCTGCTACAGAAAAATCATCATTGAACCAACTCAATCGCCTGAGCAACGAGCACTCCGCAGATTCACGTCTGGCAAGAAGCATATCACTATCACAACACTCTTCTTTAACAGAAGAAAGTCACGCAGCCGGTCCCACTCCATCACTGTCTTCATTTGCCAGTGCATCAAAACGTATACTTGGACTGagacttttgaagaaaaaggctCAACAATCCAAAGATTCAGCACAATCAGACGTCGTGGAGATTGATCTCGAATCCCTCGACCTTCCGCCTGATACCGAAATCATACCAACTAATCCCAAAGGCCGTACTAGGGGAAGAAAGGAAGACAAAGCTGCCGACTTGGTGGACCTGTCCAAGATATTTGTTTGCACGTATTGCCTGAGAAGATTCAAAAGACAAGAGCACCTTAAAAGGCACTTTAGATCTCTTCACACAGCAGAAAAACCTTACGAGTGTCCCAAATGCCTGAAGAAGTTTAGCAGGACAGATAATCTCAATCAGCACTTGAAGGTAcacaaacaagaagaggaagaagaggcgGCGCGAGCAGTTGGTAGGACTATAATtaaggaagaagatgagatgTGA
- the ARO2 gene encoding bifunctional chorismate synthase/riboflavin reductase [NAD(P)H] ARO2 → MSSFGNIFRVTTYGESHCKSVGCIVDGCPPGLELTEADIQPQLSRRRPGQSKLSTPRNEKDQVHIQSGTEFGKTLGTPIGMLVHNEDHRPHDYSEMDLYPRPSHADYTYIKKYGVKSASGGGRSSARETIGRVAAGAIAEKVLAKANNVEIVAFVSSIGEVAMDRNPQDEKFQDLLNTITRDQVDAAGPVRCPDETVREEMVKVIEKYRDAKDSIGGVVTCVIRNCPIGLGEPCFDKLEATLAHAMMSLPATKGFEFGSGFAGTRIPGSVHNDPFHFCNNSQRLRTKTNNSGGVQGGISNGENIYFSVAFKSAATISQEQPTATYEGKDGVLAAKGRHDPSVTPRAVPIVESMAALVLVDQLLMQKAREYGRSVVEGSS, encoded by the coding sequence ATGTCCTCCTTTGGTAACATCTTCAGAGTCACCACCTACGGTGAGTCCCACTGCAAGTCTGTGGGCTGTATTGTCGACGGGTGTCCTCCAGGCTTGGAGTTGACAGAGGCAGATATCCAACCTCAGTTAAGTCGAAGAAGACCTGGCCAGAGTAAGCTATCGACGCCTAGAAACGAGAAGGACCAGGTCCATATTCAGCTGGGAACTGAGTTTGGCAAGACCTTGGGTACTCCCATTGGTATGTTGGTGCACAACGAAGACCACAGACCCCATGACTACTCGGAGATGGACTTGTACCCCAGACCATCTCATGCTGATTACACctacatcaagaagtacgGGGTAAAGAGCGCTTCGGGCGGTGGCCGCTCGTCTGCTAGAGAGACGATCGGCAGAGTTGCCGCTGGTGCTATCGCTGAGAAGGTGCTCGCAAAGGCCAACAACGTGGAGATTGTTGCCTTTGTCTCCTCCATTGGGGAAGTGGCAATGGACAGAAACCCACAGGATGAAAAGTTTCAGGATTTGCTCAATACCATCACCAGAGACCAGGTGGATGCTGCTGGCCCCGTGAGATGTCCCGATGAGACCGTCAGAGAAGAGATGGTCAAAGTGATCGAGAAGTACAGAGATGCTAAGGACTCCATTGGCGGTGTCGTAACGTGTGTGATCCGCAACTGTCCGATTGGTCTTGGTGAGCCTTGTTTTGACAAGTTGGAGGCCACCTTGGCCCACGCCATGATGTCGTTGCCAGCCACAAAGGGCTTCGAATTCGGCTCAGGGTTCGCCGGCACCAGGATCCCTGGCTCTGTCCACAACGACCCCTTCCATTTCTGCAACAACTCGCAAAGATTGAGAACGAAAACCAACAACTCAGGTGGTGTGCAAGGTGGTATCTCCAACGGAGAGAACATCTACTTCTCTGTTGCCTTCAAGTCTGCTGCAACCATCTCTCAGGAGCAGCCTACTGCCACTTACGAGGGTAAAGACGGGGTGCTTGCTGCAAAGGGTAGACACGACCCTTCGGTGACGCCTAGAGCTGTCCCTATTGTCGAGTCGATGGCTGCGTTGGTGCTTGTAGACCAATTGTTGATGCAGAAGGCCCGTGAGTACGGCCGCTCCGTTGTGGAAGGAAGCCTGTAA
- a CDS encoding Signal recognition particle receptor subunit beta, whose protein sequence is MDSVQLILLTAVLGLALVLVLFSFQGKKAATGKSRSPYFKPTFLVVGANGAGKTSLFYKLQDGAEQLSTVSSLEPNVGKISIPFSNPAIQKEYQFIDYPGHLKYSQLMKKLITEDITVKNLKGVIFVIDSSSQSLAQEGRVATICKLLYDLLSITEKVPMGIDYLFAINKQDLFDTKPVFKVKNMIEEEITKLVKEELSATGQARGGSGIDNDDDEREAFSKEESTREFWKALMGSSPAFKFELLEGNMEFLGGSALKNKVQNWQNWFDEKAMNYGGM, encoded by the coding sequence ATGGATTCCGTTCAGCTCATCCTTCTCACGGCCGTCTTGGGGCTTGCACTTGTTTTAGTACTTTTTAGCTTCcagggaaaaaaagcagCCACCGGAAAATCCCGGTCTCCCTATTTTAAGCCCACCTTCTTAGTGGTTGGTGCCAATGGAGCGGGAAAGACGTCACTTTTTTACAAATTGCAAGATGGTGCTGAGCAATTGAGCACGGTTTCTTCGCTTGAGCCTAATGTCGGCAAAATATCCATTCCCTTTAGCAATCCTGCGATTCAAAAAGAGTACCAGTTCATTGACTATCCAGGTCATTTGAAGTACTCGCAGCtcatgaagaaattgatcACTGAAGACATCACCgtgaagaatctcaagGGCGTCATCTTTGTCATTGACTCTTCGAGTCAAAGCCTTGCTCAGGAAGGTAGAGTGGCTACTATTTGTAAGCTTTTGTACGACTTACTTAGCATTACGGAAAAGGTACCCATGGGGATAGACTATCTTTTCGCTATTAACAAGCAAGACTTGTTCGACACGAAGCCCGTGTTTAAGGTCAAAAATATGATTGAGGAGGAGATCACGAAACTCGTTAAGGAAGAGCTTAGTGCCACGGGACAGGCCAGAGGAGGCTCTGGAATTGAtaacgatgatgatgaaaggGAAGCCTTTTCGAAAGAGGAGTCCACAAGAGAGTTCTGGAAAGCACTCATGGGCAGTTCTCCTGCGTTCAAATTTGAACTTTTGGAAGGAAACATGGAGTTTCTTGGCGGCTCAGCGTTGAAAAACAAGGTCCAGAACTGGCAGAATTGGTTTGACGAGAAGGCCATGAACTACGGCGGTATgtaa